CGGAAAGTCCTTTCCTGAAGGACTGGCCCAGTAGTCCCAGAAGTCATCCGAGATGCGCCACATCTGCGCCATCGCGCCCACCGCAGCCGCGTTCTCCAGCGCAGTCGGCCCTGGCGACAAGCTCAGCACAATTGGCCGCCCCGTCTTCTCAATCGCGCGATGAATCATCCTGATCTCATCGGCCTTGTACGGATGCGAAGAAATGCAATCCACCTTCAGAAAGTCCACGCCCCAGCCCGCGTACTGCCGCATCAGCGAGTCGTACCACGCCTGCCCAGCCGCATTGTCGCGCACGCCCCAGTTCGTCGGGTCCCACGGACACGCATCGCTCTGGTCCGCCGCATCGACAGCCTTGAACGCGCTGCCTTCAATCGGAAGGTTCTGCGCAACCGACTGACGCGGAATGCCGCGCACAATATGGATCCCAAACTTCAGCCCAAGCGAATGCACGTAGTCACTCAGCGTCTTGAAGCCCTCATCCTTCGCCGACGAAGGAAACCGCCCAGGCGCAGGAATATAGCGGCCGTACCGATCGACATCCAGACGCAGCTGCTCAGGATGCGGACGATCCTGCGGGTTCTCCATGAACCATCCTTCGTCAACCACTGCGTAATTCCAGCCAAACGGCTTCAGCTTTTGGTCGAGCACCTCGACATTCGCACGAAACTGCGGCTCTGTAATCGTCAGCCCATACGAGTCCCAACTGTTCCATCCCATCGGAGGAGTCGGCGCAAGCACCTTCTTTTGTGCAGCAGCGATGGCGGCGAGAGACAAAAGCATGGCGGCAACCAGAAAACGTTTTATCGGCATGCCGATAACCATACCAAATCCACGAATATTTCCGAATCCTTTCAAGAAACAACCTCATCAATAGAAGTTGCCATATTCAATAACTGAACTATACGGTTTAGTATTTATATTCAACCCGGAGGACGAATGATCCACGTCAGCGACCTCACCAAAAAGTTCGGCGACTTCACCGCCGTCGACAGCATCTCCTTCGACGTGGCCGAGGGCGAAATCTTCGCCTTCCTCGGCCCAAACGGCGCAGGCAAAACCACCACCATCAAAATGCTCACCACGCTGCTCCGTCCCACCAGCGGCAAGCTCGAAGTAAACGGCATCGACCCGACTTTGAAACAGAACGAAGCACGCAAACTCTTCGGCGTCGTCTTCCAGGACCCCAGCCTCGACGGCGATCTCACCGCCGCCGAAAACATGGAGCTGCACGGTGTCTTCTATCACGTGCCCAAGAAGCTACGGCTCGAGCGCACCGAGATGCTCCTTCGCCAGTTCGAACTCTGGGACCGCCGCAAAGACCGCGTCAAAACCTTCTCCGGAGGCATGAAGCGCCGCCTTGAAATCGCCCGCGGCCTGCTGCACACACCAAAGATCATCTTCCTCGACGAACCCACCCTCGGCCTCGACCCGCAGACGCGCAACCAGCTCTGGACGCACGTCAAGCATCTCAACCAGACCGAGCGCACCACCGTCTTCCTCACCACTCACTACATGGACGAGGCCGACCGCGTCGCGCACCGCATCGCCGTCATCGACCACGGCCACATCGTCGCACTCGGCACGCCGCAGCAGCTCAAAGAACAGACCAGTACCGATTCTCTCGAAGCCGCATTCCTCGCGCTCACCGGCACCACCATCCGCGACGAAACCGTAGGCTCCGCCGAACAAATGCGCCAAATGGCAAAACTCTGGAGGAGATAAATCATGAGCGTCATCTACATCATGTGGCTGCGCGAACTCCGCCGCTACACCCGTTCCCGGGCACAGATCGTCGCCTCGCTGGGCCAACCGCTGCTCTATCTGCTCGCGCTCGGCTTTGGCCTCGGGCCCATCTTTGAAAAAGCAGGCCAGGGCAGCTATCTGCAATTCGTCGCGCCCGGCGTCATCGCCATGTCCGTGCTCTTCACCTCAGTCTTCTCCGGCATCGGCCTGCTCTGGGACCGCCAGTTCGGCTTCCTCAAAGAGACCCTCGTCGCCCCCGTACCGCGCATCCAGGTCATGTTCGGCCGCACGCTCGGTGGCGCAACCGTCGCGGTTATCCAAGGCATCCTCATCGCCGTCATCTGCTTTATCGCAGGTTTGCGCGTGCATCACATCAGCCACATCCCACTGGCCTTTTTCTTCATGGGCCTGATCGCCTTCGTCTTCGCTGCACTCGGCATGGCCATCGGCTCTGTGCTCGAAGACATGCAGGGCTTCCAGCTCGTCATGAACTTCCTCGTCATGCCGATCTTCTTTCTCTCAGGAGCGCTGTTTCCCTTGTTCGGCCTCGGCACTGTCCTCAAGTGGATTACGCGCTTCGATCCGCTGACCTATGGCGTCGACGCGCTGCGTGGCGTGCTTACATCGATGGGCTACTTCAGCCTCACGGTTGACACGCTCGTGCTCTGCGGGCTCTCCGTACTCTTCATTACCATTGGCGCGCGTCTCTTTTCCAGAATTCAGATCTGAGATGGCACGCCCGAAGAGCACGCACGCACACGCTGAAGTCATAAAAGCCGCGCTCATCCTCATGGCGGAGCGCGGCATCGACGCCACCAGCATGGACGCCATCGCCGAACGCGCAGGCGTCAGCAAGGCCACCATCTACAACCACTGGCAAGATAAGGAAGCGCTCATCCTCGACGCCATGGCCCACCTGCTCGGCCACCACGAGCGCCCAGCCTTCAACACCGGCGACACCCGCGCCGACATGATCGCTGTCCTCTCGCACCAGCCGCCGCGCACGCACGCCGCTTTGCATGAGCGCATCATGCCACACCTCGTCGCTTACTCAGCGTTGCATCAAAAATTCGGCGAAGCCTGGCGTCATCAGGCCATGGAGCCGCCGCGCTGCGAACTCACCCGGCTGATCGAGCAGGGCATTCGCCACGGCGAACTCATCCCACAGCAGGACATAAGTTTTTCGCTCGCCATGCTGCTCGGGCCCGTGATGTACCGCCGTATCTTTCAGCGCACAGACAC
This is a stretch of genomic DNA from Edaphobacter acidisoli. It encodes these proteins:
- a CDS encoding glycoside hydrolase family 27 protein — protein: MPIKRFLVAAMLLSLAAIAAAQKKVLAPTPPMGWNSWDSYGLTITEPQFRANVEVLDQKLKPFGWNYAVVDEGWFMENPQDRPHPEQLRLDVDRYGRYIPAPGRFPSSAKDEGFKTLSDYVHSLGLKFGIHIVRGIPRQSVAQNLPIEGSAFKAVDAADQSDACPWDPTNWGVRDNAAGQAWYDSLMRQYAGWGVDFLKVDCISSHPYKADEIRMIHRAIEKTGRPIVLSLSPGPTALENAAAVGAMAQMWRISDDFWDYWASPSGKDFPQSMLGQFEKTAAWAKYAKPGNWPDADMLPLGHLGPVPGYGEVRATRLNPEEQRTLVTLWSMARSPLILGANLTELDDATLKLLTNRDVIRVDQASTGSRMVGRDGDVIAWTSDLADGSHALALFNVGDAPVTVKKSIASYGLTGRNFSARDVWAGKDMGRIESVSATLAPHGCLLLELRR
- a CDS encoding ABC transporter ATP-binding protein; the protein is MIHVSDLTKKFGDFTAVDSISFDVAEGEIFAFLGPNGAGKTTTIKMLTTLLRPTSGKLEVNGIDPTLKQNEARKLFGVVFQDPSLDGDLTAAENMELHGVFYHVPKKLRLERTEMLLRQFELWDRRKDRVKTFSGGMKRRLEIARGLLHTPKIIFLDEPTLGLDPQTRNQLWTHVKHLNQTERTTVFLTTHYMDEADRVAHRIAVIDHGHIVALGTPQQLKEQTSTDSLEAAFLALTGTTIRDETVGSAEQMRQMAKLWRR
- a CDS encoding ABC transporter permease — encoded protein: MSVIYIMWLRELRRYTRSRAQIVASLGQPLLYLLALGFGLGPIFEKAGQGSYLQFVAPGVIAMSVLFTSVFSGIGLLWDRQFGFLKETLVAPVPRIQVMFGRTLGGATVAVIQGILIAVICFIAGLRVHHISHIPLAFFFMGLIAFVFAALGMAIGSVLEDMQGFQLVMNFLVMPIFFLSGALFPLFGLGTVLKWITRFDPLTYGVDALRGVLTSMGYFSLTVDTLVLCGLSVLFITIGARLFSRIQI
- a CDS encoding TetR/AcrR family transcriptional regulator produces the protein MARPKSTHAHAEVIKAALILMAERGIDATSMDAIAERAGVSKATIYNHWQDKEALILDAMAHLLGHHERPAFNTGDTRADMIAVLSHQPPRTHAALHERIMPHLVAYSALHQKFGEAWRHQAMEPPRCELTRLIEQGIRHGELIPQQDISFSLAMLLGPVMYRRIFQRTDTDLAANLPERVVDAYWRAFGTHSNPPERKSRKK